The genomic interval aataaaataaacacatttacaGAATAAATTATCAACCCCCCCTCCTCCAAAATAATGCAAGTTTGCTTATTCAGTATGAGGTACATAGCACACACTGCAGATCTTAGGTTCCTCTTGCTGCAAATATTACTCTGCCATCTATCTGAGATTTCGAGCAACATTGCTCAAACCCTTTCAAACATACCCTTGTAACTTTAAGGACTAGAGAAATGATCATTTTGAAGGAGAACTCTGGGATTCTTGTTAGTTTGGAAGATACAGCCAATATTGCTTTCTCAACTTTTTCTGTGTTCCCATGAAATTGCAACCAACACAGTGCCCTGGAGAAGACATCAATAAGCAGATGGTTTTGTGCCCTCTTGGTAGATGGCAGACCTAGGAAAGGTCTTTGTTTCTTATTAAACTTAGAGGTTGTTTTCTGTTCTTTGTTTTCACTTGTATGTCATTTAGGTCCAGCATGAACATTATGAatgtagtacagtcggccctccacatttgtggctttaacttctgtggttttgattatgtgcagatttgattaatatgttctctcaatgaatccctaggtcctccagagaaattcaaCTGggagttgatcatagagttgtgctgaaggacctagggattactaaggaaacacttctctaggcatttgtaggtcctccatcatgattctatggtcaacttttgggggatgttgaccacagagttgctttagaggacctagcgattcctagagaagtcgtctttcaagtaaaaaaaaaagtagtggttttttatttgcagtttttccactttcacagggattctgtgcccttaaccccagcgaatatggaAGGCCTACTGTACTATAGAACTAAACCACATACCGTGAGAGCACAAAGAAGTCTCAAGTGAGATCCTCACCCCTGTTGGCACTGGATTTTTGGAACAGAATTTGTTACCTATTATGAATAGCTCTTCATGTTCACTGGTCTCTGAGGAGTTAAAACCTCCTGAAAGTGGTCTGTAGCTGCAGCAGTATTCCCCTCCATGTCTTTGTTTCACATTCTTGATGGAGAAGTTTGCTGATTCACTAAATGTTTCCTCTGACTGAGTTTCAGGGTGATTTCCAAGCTTGTGAAGGTAGAATCTCTTAATCTGGCCGCTGCCCTGGCACTGAATGGTGATGTTGCCGCTCAGAATCACATACCTGCTAGGGATAAAGGAAATGTTGGGCCTGGGCAGATTAGGGTCtgtaagaaggagaaagagagcttAATCATACAGTGCAATTGTCACAATCTCCATCCTTTTCCCAACAATCGCTCCATAGTAATGTCAAGAATGTTATAGTATTGGTTGGTATTGACAATAGAAGGAGCCACTGGTGATGGAAAACATATCAAATGTAAATCTTGTGACAGCTGTTTCTGGCTTTCATGATTTCCACAAGAATTCAAAAGGATGCAATTACTCTgttctctttcacattacacaattatagcactttaataaTGCTTTAatttgcatcctatggaatcttgggatttgtagtttggagaagcattttgaattctggcagagaattcaaaatacatCACAAATTCATCACATTATTACATCAGAGTATTAATGGCTGGCATGGAGGCAAATTTGGCCCTCCTGGTGGGATGCATTCCCTCAGAACAAACTGAAAACTAACTAGGAAATGAAACCTTTGGGTTTCCATGTTCAGCTGAGTTTCTTCCTTGAGGGGTGTTTGAGGGGACATTGACATGATGCATGGAAAAGTGAACATAGACCAATCTCAGACAAATCCTCCCTATTTGGGGGAGATGTGATATGGGGATCTAAAAATTCCCCAGGGGTACACTTGTAACCTGTGGAACATACTATCCTCATCCGTATTTGATGTCTGTGagctggtattattattattattattattattattattattttacttataacctgcttttctccccatatagggactcaaagtggtaAGCAGTaaacttaaaacaatacagtttaaaaatagcacaaaagcattaaaatgtataattataaaaattaaaaaaatcaattaagccagtttaaaagttaaaacgattattcattaaaatgtaacatgtgtTAAAAAcgctatacaaaccttaaaatctgaattacacagcatttaaagcccaacccttgtcagtttgaaaaagcctgacaaCCCTGTCCTCTTTAGGAAGagaattccagagcctaggagcagccaccaagaaggccttctctcttgttcccGTCAAATGAGCTTGAGAGGatggtaggacagagagaaggacctctccaaaTAATTTCAACACTCTAGtgagctcataaagggagatattgTCCTTCAAATAACCCGGATgcaagctactgtatatactcaagtataagtcttGAAActcaggttaaaaaattgacccaaaaaacctgaatcgacttatccacgggtcaatgtaagtactgtactttaaatcatatatACATGATTTAATGCCAagtttgttggcattgttttcctttgctttgtcatttGCATCCTCCATTATatgcccccaagttttacccccaacctattcatgggtcataacaaaatccataattttcgcccccaaatctgccctcgacttatacatgaggtcgacttatagtcaaatatatacgaTATATAGGCttttataagtcaaaaccagcatCTTCAATTGTAGCTGGAaacgaacaggcagccaatggatctgttgcaacaagggagttgtgtgtttcctgtagccagctccagttaacaacctggctgtaTCTCCTTGGGCCAGATGAAGTTtctaaacacttttcaaaggcagccccatgtagagagcattacagtatTCCAATTGAGATGTTACCAAGgtatgtaccaccatggccagatctgacttctccaggaacagaaACAGTTGgagcactagctttaactgtgcaaatgcactcctggtcatcaCCAAAACCTGGTCTTTCAGGATCAGAGATGAATCCAGAAGTTTTCCCAAACTACAATGTTCAGAAGGAGGGTAACCCCTTCTAACACAAGTCTCATCACAGTTGGGTGAGGGTGCAGGCTGAAAATCTTGACAACATCACAAGATGGGAAAAGAAGACAGAGAATAATAATGGCCTGGGACACACTggccaaaaagggtggcctgccagcagccttttttcctctggaagGAAGCTGCAGCTGCTAAACCATGCAGCTTTgctgaagagaaaaaagaacctgagaaaagtgggttctttttaagtcGCAGGggcggtgtaacaagtgcgccactggagcactcattatgtaagtgctgcGCAGCAATGTGCGGATGCCGCATGGTGCTTATGtgacaatggcggcacccatgtacacggGGCGCCGCCGTTGTTACACCGCCCGTATATTCTAGGGTTaaggaccgtgcggttgccacgcGGTCCCTAACCATAGAATCGGCACTGTTACGCCGCTTTACGGTGGTATGTATCGCACCAATGCTAGCTCATCCAGTTTCAGGTTTCTTGTTGCTTATATATTTACTCAAAAGAACTGTATCTCATCTCTTGatcctgcagtgtggattgaaACAGATTGCCAAGAAAAAAGCTCACATTTCATCCCAACACCTGCCCTATACAAACAAGTTCCTGGCATAAACATACAACAGACAgcagaagcaaaaaacaaaaacaaaaacaaattaacaagaTGGGTCCTTTTACCTGCCACAACTAATTCCACAGGGTCACTAGGTTCTGAGATTAAATAGCATATTCAATGTAGCCATAACGACAGCTGTATTTCCCAGCTTGCTCCCAGCCTACACTGTGAATGAAGAGCTTGTTCTTGTATGCATCTGGTTTCTTGGGATAGTGTGGCATATGGTCTTCTGGCGTTTGGAAATAGAAGATCATGTCTGGCATTTTAGTTGAACAATGGAGAGTAACGTTTCCTCCAAGTGTAGCCACTTCCATCGGGCTCACAAAGATGTCGGGTCTACTTAAGTAGGAATCTGTGAAAAAGGAGAAACACAACAGCAAAAGAATCACAATTTTCTATCCCGTAGTGAAAATATTATTCAACTATTCAAGTGGCTTATGACATTTCTACTAGCACTGATGGCACATTGTCCTACACATCTTTGCAGCCCCGAGCACTAGACACatgcctggaagaaaaaaaatctcatgttAGGCAAGATTATGAAAATTTGAAAgaggtgattcccccccccccccccaatattttgaGTGGGGTTGGTTGGTGAACATTTTGTGAAGATTCTTGTGTGTGAAAAATACAGAGCTTTTCCAAATCAGATCTACTCTCTCCCAATAGGCCGAAATGGTGAAATCCACTCTCCAGAGATTTTTGGGACCATAATGGACCATTTTTAGCTCACATTATGTTTCAGGCTGCGTGTGAACAAAAAATGGTCTTAGGTGTTAAATGTGAACCACAGACTGCACTGTACTTcctgtacagtatttgcaaactGGGATTTACTTTCTGTAtggtagtggtttgtgcattgaactctggagaccagggttcaaatcccaatttggtcatggaaacccattgggtggccttcagcaaatcacactctctcagcctcagcagatagcaatggcaaactccctctaaggaaacttgccaaggaaaccccatggtaggttcatcttaagAAAAAAGTTGaagtcacagaacaacaaaacaacatgCATTGTAATGTGGACAAGAGGAAATAGGAACAAAAGAAAGACCACACTACGGCTGGACTGAtgcaatcaagaaagccacagcctttAGTTTGCAAGACCAGAGAAGAGaagttgatgaccagggctcttggtggtctctcattcatatgggcaccataagttgaagttgacttgacagcaaataacaacaacaatgcatatgAGAATATTTATAGAAATGCTTCACATATTCTGGGTCAGATAAAATTGGAAGGCAAATGCATCCACCCCATCTTGTTCATTAGCAGGGAAATGTATAATAGCCCTCACCTAATAGCCACAGTTCCGTCTCATCGCTCTCTTCTGAAGTGAAAAAGTCTGAGTTGGGTCTATAGCTGCAACGGTAAATCCCACTTTTATATTTGCTCATAGAAGAAATAGAGAATGTGCCTGTGTCTCCCACTGGCTGAACTGATGTTGGCTTCTTGCAATCTCTATGATGATGAAAATAGAATCTGTGGATTGGACCTTTGCCATGGCACTGAATGGCAATGTTGCTGTTTTCTGGTACTATTCCCTGTGGACTCAGAGATATATTAGGCCTTGGCAGCTCAGGATCTGTAGGGAGAAGGAAGATCGTGAGGAATAAGGGGACTGTAGTTTTACCTCATCATTGAGTTATCCGAAATGATACTtagccagtgtggcttagtggtttgagtgttgaactgtgactctggagaccagggtttgatttcctgctcagcctggaaacacactgggtggccttgggcaagtcgcatactctcagccttaggggaaggcaatggcaaatctcttttgaacaaatcttggcaagaaacccccatggtcttagggtcatcataagctggaaacaacttgaaagcacacagcaacaacatcaacaaatgaTATTTCCACACCACCAAAGGAGCATTGTCTATGGtcaaagtgatggtccatggaccagtgcctGTTTGTGAGCTATTAGCAGCTAGTCTGCAGCttttttccaggaaagaaagaaaccgtTCTCATcaacatacccttcaactgtcccgaTTTGATATATTAAATCAATTGGAGGTACTGCCCAAATGAAAAGGTATGTTGTTAAAAGGTGGCATCAACAGATGTAACTGCAATGATAGAACTCCATCATCGTAGTTATATTGAATAATGCAAGATTTTGGCTGAAGTGTTTTGTGATGTTTGACAAAAACGTGATTTTTTCCCAACAAAATCCCACATATATTTCTGAAAACAgtggagtgttgttgttgtttgaataaaataatgtcccctcccccatgaaaatgaCATGCATTTCTGCTGCAGAATTATTTCCCAAAACACTTCAGATATGTAAATACTAGGCAAAAACTGcacaaaaacattcatttttctcCTGTAGCAGAGAGAAAACAATGGACTTAATTCATCTTCATGCACGATggatgaaatagtcaaagatggACTTCACTACTCTACGTCCCTCCTGACCCCTTACTCTTACCTATTAGCAGCAAATCCAAAGGTTCACTGTTTTCCGATTTGAGCTGGTTTGAGTTGGAATAGTAACAAGTATAACTCCCTCTCTGCTCTCGTGTCACTTTAGTGATGGGGAAAACAGTGAATCCTTCACCACTTTTCATGGAAATGGTTCCATTCTGGTCCTTTTTCTGGAGGTAGAAATCTACATGTATCTGCTCAGTACATACACAGTAGATGAAGACTTCTCCTCCCAATGGCACCCCAAGGGCAGGATATGAGTATATATCAGGAGCAGCCAGGCTTAACAGAGAGTAGGgaggggaaacaaaacaaaaacaaagagaggTGTGTATTGGCAAGTTAAAAAATAACCTGGAAGAAATATGCAGTCTCTGGGGCTCATTCAGTCCAGTGACTTTATCACATGCACTTCACTCTCACCTCAGTCTTGCCATAACTGCATtattaaaagagaacaaaaacacaCCGATTTGGGAGCTTTTATTACCATACCTCTCTTCAATAGTGGATGGGGCCTTTTTGTGCTGTTGGTTGGTGGTCCTAGCATGCTGTCTTCCTCATTCCCCTTTAACCCGCCTTCTTGCCCTATACCCTCCCCAATGTGCCTTACTTTTTTATatagatttgtaatttgtattgcatTTCTGGAGTTATGGAATTGAGATctagtaaagaagaagaagaggaagaagtgaagaaagtgtgtgtgtgtgtgtgtgtgtgtgtgtgtgtgtgtgtgtgtgtgaacaaacTGCTTGGGTATATcaagggggagggaaaggaggagaccgACACCATGGGATTGCCCAATATTGGGACTGTTGTAGACTGCCACTATTGCACCGTGTGGACTAATAGGGTGGCAGCACAACTGGTTGCTTATTGAGGGGTTTTCCCACTGTTGAAAAGATGCCCTCTGACAACACTTCAGAGACACAGCAGCAATGGTTCAGATGTGATGTTGTGTGATAGATACTGCCAAAGGTGCTGTTGTCTTGCtaaaattgtggtttaaaacCAGCATTTGATAAGATCCCAAAATAACAAAGAAATCCTTCTGTAAACAAATGGGTGTAAGCAATAGGCGGCATCCTAGTAGTGACATTCATAATCATAAGTCCAATATATACCTGTGtatgcctttgtgtgtgtgtgtgtgcatatacatgtgCATCATGGCAGAGGTTGATATTCTCTTCTTACTTCCACAATGACCAAagaccattttctttctttcgaTTCAGTCTTAGATTACAAGAGCTACCCTGGCTTCTTTTGGTTCATTTGATTCTCGGCAACAAAACACTTGTAATCTAAGATggaatctaaaaaaaaaaagaacataataggTGAAATAGTGGCCAAAGCCAGTTAGGATCATGCACCCTGTAGAACTCTCTTCTACAAAAGTCTCAACAGGTTCCAAGGTCTTCTCAGAAAGTgctccccccctccttctccttctgcattAGGCGTATATTCAGTATTAACTTGAAGCAGAAGAGCCTTCAGTGGCCAAAGCAGATTCAGAACCTCAGCACACTGCCATTAAGAGGTGGCATTGGGTTGGACATGCAGCAAGCGCACTCCATGCCTCCAACCCAGCAggtctgtggcacaaaaagaagccacaaaagtggcttctttttgcaccatggaaagggagcCATAGGCACCACTGCCACAGCTTTTCTTTGcctctttggtgcagcatgtctaCACGCTGTGCCAAAGACACGGCATGATGCCTCCCGCCTTGCAGTTGGTTGGGTGGTGTGACACCAGCATGATACTGATGTGGGGGCATGGGTGTAGTCGGTCAGGTCATTATGCCCCCACTCTGCCTATTTACTAGCcaccatttttatatttttagaaaaatcTTATCTAATTTTATTACAgttttattataaaattaaaagtCCTGTTCCTAACTGTAatacattgcattttatttttagccACCTTGGgcattttcacagaatcatagagttggaagagaccttaagggccatccagtccaactccctgccatgcaggaacacacaatcaaagcaccccgacagatggccatccagcctctgtttaaaatcctccaaagaaggagactctaccacactccgggggaatgtgttccattgttgaatacttcttactgtcaggaagttcttcctaatgttgaggtggcatctcttttcctatagtttgcatccattgctccatgtcctagtccctggagcaacagagaacaagcttgctccaccttgattctattttaacagaACCATAGAGTATAACAGAGAAACTGGGGCAGAGATTCTAAATCAGTTACTTAAAAACTTAACTAAGTACCTGCTCTAGACCCTTGGCCCTAATTTCTCTGGTAAAGTGGGGATTGGGCCAGGAGATGCTACTTAAAttaagtacagtgctccctcgggttacgaaattaattcgttccgccgccgctttcgtaacccgaaaagcattcgcaagccgaaatgctataggcgctaatggggaaaagccgcgatttcgtgcgaaaaagcgccgaaaagcaccaaaaattttttcgtaacccgaaataaccttcgtaacccggaacaattattttcaatggatttttttcgtaacccggaaatttcgtaacgtgggtatttcgtatcccgaggtaccactgtacacaacTAAGTATCATCTCCTGGCCCAATCCCCCCTTTACAAGTCAGCAGTCTCTGTGAGTGAAGTCTGTTCTGTCGATGAGGCGGCAGCAGCCTGACATTTCCACCTCCTCCCACTAGCTATCTCTGGTGTGACAATCCAAAGCAGGATTCCTGTCACAATTTCTCTTCGCACCAGAAGGAAGATACTGCAGACCTCCATCACTCACAACAGCTGCTGCCATTTTAAGGAAAAACTGGGGGAAATTTTATGATCATGAATACACAGAGATTGTGAATATGAATTAGTAACagatgcataactctaggttgtGCATTCATAACTGCACTTGTGAATTCCAGACAATAACTGTAGACTAAATCTCTCATCAGCTCCAACCAACATGATCAGTGGCGAGGAAGGATGGACATTGCAGTCCTCCAAGGTCTGGAGGGCAATATGCTCTCTTCTGGAGTGTCTGCCAAAGATAATACACAGCAAAGCCTGTCATAAATAGGCAGAGGACCTACCTAAAAGTTCCATGGGTCAGTGTCACCCATGtaatactc from Sceloporus undulatus isolate JIND9_A2432 ecotype Alabama chromosome 6, SceUnd_v1.1, whole genome shotgun sequence carries:
- the LILRA1 gene encoding leukocyte immunoglobulin-like receptor subfamily A member 1, which encodes MPPHQYHAGVTPPNQLQGGRHHAVSLAQRVDMLHQRDPELPRPNISLSPQGIVPENSNIAIQCHGKGPIHRFYFHHHRDCKKPTSVQPVGDTGTFSISSMSKYKSGIYRCSYRPNSDFFTSEESDETELWLLDSYLSRPDIFVSPMEVATLGGNVTLHCSTKMPDMIFYFQTPEDHMPHYPKKPDAYKNKLFIHSTLICPGPTFPLSLADPDLPRPSISLHPAGTADMKSSVTFHCQFKERAMTVYFYKVGDQKAHQVILLDGYSAKVFLNSVDRNNGGSYCCSYQPKAKFSISSKTSDPVTLFVIDPDISKPTIFLSPIAGVSLGENVYLHCEIQGCAEIVYFHMPGHPKPHQVTIHSMNKVTFHISNVSLEQRGEYNCSHTRKSDPFFISKHSNSVELLITSK